A genomic stretch from Herpetosiphon gulosus includes:
- a CDS encoding UDP-glucose--hexose-1-phosphate uridylyltransferase: protein MNLSDTPHRRYNPLTDEWVLVSPHRTARPWQGQVEKTIPDQRPAFDPQCYLCPEVTRANGEINPAYASTFVFPNDFAALLPDSPSAALDDGLFQAHSERGICRVICFSPRHDLTLAEMSIPDIRLVVDLWASQFSELAAIDWIKHVEIFENRGAAMGASNPHPHGQIWANESIPTLVATEQRSQKAYFAQHQRPLLIDYVEQELVRGERVVYANDYWAAVVPFWAVWPYETMLLPRRAVSTLAELSEAERDGLADLLSHTLIRYDNLFQTSFPYTFGWHNAPCDGEQYPHHVVHAHIYPPLLRSATVRKFMVGYEMLAQPQRDLTAETAAQRLRDLPSLHWTKL, encoded by the coding sequence ATGAATCTCAGTGATACTCCTCATCGCCGTTACAACCCGCTGACCGATGAATGGGTCTTGGTTTCGCCGCATCGCACGGCCCGCCCATGGCAAGGCCAAGTCGAAAAAACCATTCCCGATCAGCGCCCAGCCTTTGATCCACAATGCTACCTTTGCCCTGAAGTAACTCGCGCCAATGGCGAGATCAATCCAGCCTATGCTAGTACCTTTGTGTTTCCCAACGATTTTGCCGCATTGCTGCCCGATAGCCCGAGTGCTGCGCTTGATGATGGCCTATTTCAAGCCCATAGCGAACGTGGTATCTGTCGGGTGATTTGTTTCTCGCCACGCCACGATTTGACCTTGGCCGAAATGAGTATCCCCGATATTCGTTTGGTCGTCGATTTGTGGGCCAGCCAATTTAGCGAACTAGCCGCGATCGATTGGATCAAGCATGTCGAGATTTTTGAAAATCGCGGGGCCGCGATGGGGGCGAGCAATCCCCACCCACATGGCCAAATTTGGGCCAATGAGAGCATCCCAACCCTTGTCGCCACTGAACAGCGCAGCCAAAAAGCCTACTTTGCCCAACACCAACGCCCCTTGCTGATCGATTATGTCGAACAAGAATTAGTGCGGGGTGAACGAGTAGTTTATGCCAACGATTATTGGGCAGCGGTCGTGCCATTTTGGGCAGTTTGGCCGTATGAAACCATGCTCTTGCCACGTCGCGCGGTGAGCACCTTGGCCGAATTAAGCGAAGCCGAACGCGATGGCCTCGCCGATTTACTCAGCCATACCCTGATTCGCTACGATAATTTATTCCAAACTTCATTTCCTTATACCTTTGGTTGGCACAACGCCCCATGTGATGGCGAACAATACCCTCATCACGTTGTGCATGCCCATATTTACCCGCCATTGTTGCGCTCGGCCACGGTGCGCAAATTTATGGTTGGCTACGAAATGTTGGCGCAACCGCAACGCGACTTAACCGCCGAAACTGCCGCTCAGCGGCTACGCGATTTGCCCAGCCTGCATTGGACTAAGCTCTAG
- a CDS encoding Gfo/Idh/MocA family oxidoreductase — MSMKIAIIGTGWGARVQVPAFRSAGLKIVGIAAQNYEKTQREAASLNVEAFEHWRDLLSSDADLISIVTPPGTHCEMSVAALEAGKHVLCEKPTALNVLEAQTMLEAAQAHPEQLSLIDHELRFLPIFQMARALINDNAIGQIRHVNSSVIFSSRADPQRPWNWWSDKEQAGGAWGAIGSHQIDMLRWLCGDFSSIRASLHTFVAERPLDDQLLPVTSDDFATAQVRLANGGFASIMISGVAALNENDRMIIHGEHGAIKIEGARLWHAERDGEWQERTPAHTVAIPSEISGNFPVGTVYLGHALKAYSRGQLDALEQAATFSDGLLTQSLLDAAHRSDENDGGWITI, encoded by the coding sequence ATGTCGATGAAGATTGCAATTATTGGAACCGGTTGGGGTGCTCGCGTTCAGGTGCCAGCCTTTCGTTCGGCTGGGCTGAAAATCGTGGGGATCGCCGCCCAAAATTATGAAAAAACTCAGCGTGAAGCTGCCTCTTTGAATGTTGAAGCCTTCGAGCATTGGCGCGATTTGCTCAGCAGCGATGCCGATTTGATTTCGATTGTGACCCCACCAGGGACACATTGCGAAATGAGCGTAGCGGCCTTAGAGGCTGGCAAGCATGTGTTGTGTGAAAAACCGACGGCGTTGAATGTGCTCGAAGCCCAAACCATGCTCGAAGCCGCCCAAGCCCATCCTGAGCAATTAAGTTTGATCGATCATGAATTGCGCTTTTTACCAATTTTTCAAATGGCCCGAGCGTTAATTAATGATAATGCGATCGGCCAGATTCGCCATGTCAACAGCAGCGTGATTTTCTCTTCGCGCGCTGATCCGCAACGCCCTTGGAATTGGTGGAGCGATAAAGAGCAAGCTGGCGGTGCTTGGGGAGCAATTGGCTCACACCAAATTGATATGTTGCGTTGGCTCTGTGGCGATTTCAGCTCAATTCGTGCGAGCTTGCACACCTTTGTGGCTGAGCGCCCACTTGACGATCAACTCTTGCCAGTCACTAGCGACGATTTTGCTACGGCTCAAGTGCGTTTGGCTAATGGTGGTTTTGCTTCAATTATGATCAGCGGCGTGGCAGCGCTCAACGAAAATGATCGCATGATCATTCATGGTGAGCATGGCGCGATCAAAATTGAAGGCGCACGTTTGTGGCACGCCGAGCGCGATGGCGAGTGGCAAGAGCGCACACCCGCTCATACGGTAGCGATTCCCAGCGAAATCAGCGGTAACTTCCCAGTGGGAACGGTCTATCTTGGCCATGCCTTGAAGGCCTACAGCCGTGGTCAGCTTGATGCATTGGAGCAAGCCGCAACGTTTAGCGATGGCTTGCTGACCCAAAGTTTGCTTGATGCTGCTCATCGCTCCGATGAAAACGATGGTGGTTGGATTACAATCTAG